From Flavobacterium alkalisoli, the proteins below share one genomic window:
- the hemC gene encoding hydroxymethylbilane synthase translates to MNKAIRIGTRDSELALWQAHTVQKKLEDLGYATEIVAVKSDGDVVLDIPLYEFGITGIFTKTLDVAMIKGQVDIAVHSMKDVPTALPKGIVQAAVLERANVHDILVHKGDLEFLHGAGTIATGSLRRQAQWLNRHPHHSVTDLRGNVNTRLRKLSESDWNGAVFASAGLERINLLPENHMVLDWMIPAPAQGAMLVVAMENDSHCREALAKLNHKETEIATHIERQFLKKLEGGCTAPIGALATFVNNEIRFEGTLLSIDGKQKIHVEKAMPLSVDFSNFGNDCAEEVLANGGTELMAEIREKLKK, encoded by the coding sequence ATGAACAAAGCCATCAGAATAGGCACAAGAGATAGTGAGCTTGCCCTTTGGCAGGCTCATACTGTACAAAAGAAGCTGGAAGATTTAGGATATGCTACCGAAATTGTAGCAGTAAAATCAGACGGTGACGTAGTGCTGGACATTCCCCTTTACGAATTCGGAATAACAGGAATATTTACCAAAACCCTTGATGTCGCTATGATAAAAGGGCAGGTGGATATTGCTGTACATTCTATGAAAGATGTGCCTACTGCCCTGCCAAAAGGTATAGTGCAGGCAGCGGTTTTAGAGCGTGCCAATGTACACGACATACTGGTGCATAAAGGAGATCTTGAATTTTTACACGGAGCCGGTACCATTGCTACAGGCAGCCTTAGAAGGCAGGCACAATGGCTTAACAGGCATCCGCACCATTCGGTAACCGATTTAAGGGGTAATGTAAATACAAGGCTTAGAAAACTTAGTGAAAGTGACTGGAACGGTGCTGTATTTGCCAGTGCCGGACTGGAGCGTATAAACCTGCTTCCGGAAAACCACATGGTACTCGACTGGATGATTCCTGCACCTGCACAGGGAGCAATGCTTGTGGTAGCTATGGAAAATGACAGCCATTGCAGGGAGGCGCTTGCCAAATTAAACCATAAAGAAACAGAAATTGCCACCCATATAGAACGCCAGTTCCTAAAGAAACTGGAAGGAGGCTGTACGGCCCCTATTGGTGCACTTGCTACTTTTGTAAACAATGAAATACGCTTTGAAGGGACATTACTGTCTATAGACGGAAAGCAGAAAATTCATGTTGAAAAGGCAATGCCGTTGTCGGTAGACTTTAGTAACTTTGGTAATGACTGTGCTGAAGAAGTGCTTGCGAATGGAGGAACGGAATTAATGGCGGAGATACGCGAAAAACTTAAAAAATAG